From Cydia strobilella chromosome 4, ilCydStro3.1, whole genome shotgun sequence, the proteins below share one genomic window:
- the LOC134740618 gene encoding transmembrane protein 164, whose amino-acid sequence MFEWAYSGANRAVPRNVGPECAYFLSYNRQIIETIIITALCSYILVKTYPKLVLPQDETYIKSDRGGKRLLVILLALLWGMEIGFKFASRTVIYLLNPCHVTTLMQIYLLAAPPSRTVTAVFRIHLNLLNGPLLAFLFPETASRQIPAEAALYWIQHGMMCVIPYYLLRIGGVYNVEPLGDFNWAIVSYCLNMLYHFIILQAIAIPAQVNLNHMICPALLDPFEGPWYRVAAVLHQAVLCPLLCKAYCLVADFCLTKFPPTKVKQQLKELLQDKKTDDKKDL is encoded by the exons ATGTTTGAGTGGGCCTATAGTGGTGCTAACAGAGCCGTTCCCCGAAATGTGGGGCCCGAGTGCGCATATTTTTTATCGTATAATAGGCAAATAATtgaaacaattataataactgCATTGTGCTCATACATTTTA GTAAAAACTTATCCAAAACTGGTTTTACCACAAgatgaaacttatattaaaaGTGACCGGGGAGGCAAGAGATTGCTTGTCATACTTTTGGCCTTACTATGGGGAATGGAGATTGGATTTAAATTTGCATCTCGCActgtaatatatttattgaatcCATGTCATGTTACAACATTAATGCAA atatacTTGTTGGCTGCACCACCCAGCAGAACAGTGACTGCAGTCTTTCGCATACACTTAAACTTGTTAAATGGGCCTCTGTTAGCTTTTTTATTTCCTGAAACAGCATCCCGACAG ATCCCCGCAGAGGCTGCTCTATACTGGATACAACATGGCATGATGTGTGTGATACCATACTATCTATTAAGAATTGGAG gTGTGTACAATGTAGAGCCACTTGGTGATTTCAATTGGGCAATTGTTAGTTACTGCCTTAATATGTTGTATCACTtcataattctacaagctataGCAATA CCGGCTCAAGTGAACCTGAACCACATGATCTGCCCGGCGCTCTTGGACCCGTTCGAGGGGCCGTGGTACCGCGTGGCCGCCGTGCTTCACCAGGCCGTGCTCTGCCCCCTCCTCTGCAAGGCCTACTGCCTCGTCGCTGACTTCTGCCTCACCAAGTTCCCGCCCACGAAGGTCAAACAACAACTCAAAGAATTACTACAGGACAAAAAGACAGACGACAAAAAAGACTTGTAG